The Phragmites australis chromosome 1, lpPhrAust1.1, whole genome shotgun sequence genomic interval CGCGCATTGCATCACGGGATGCAGATGAGGAGTCCACACACGCGTAACGAGTTTGACAGGACTTCTCATAAAATGCAGCGGGCCATGTCAGATGCTTTGCGTGGGATAGCTGCATTCTCATCAATCCTTGGAAATAGACGGTGGTGTTACCTGCCACCTACCGAGTGCATCACGAAATGTGGCAGGCCCGACGGGCCGGGCTCCAATCAGTTGGCTAAGTAAGATAGCGGGGCCGGGCTCTAATTAGTTGGTTAAGTAAGATAGCGTTTGGTTGAAGAGTGAGGtagaataaaataattttatttatatatttgagaatgatataattttatttatatacaaTATTTTTGGTGGATGTGATGTAatgaatccattttagtatctTGAATCTACGGTCAGTTTCGCGTTCAAAATGAGACAACTGCATTTCACCATTTTTTGGAATGGCTCCCCATCCCGAATCTTTGAGAATATTCCTTGATTCTAAATCATTCTATCTAGCTGCTCTTTATCTAAATAGCtcaaaaatatgataaattcGTTTCGtccctgtcggagggttaactcctgtcgtagggatcctgatGGACcctttttttagagattcagtcGGGgtatgatcctgaatatgttcgccggagaaataaatgggtataaatgcgatggccggtggggtggaatgatctagtgcggaacgaagtaaatgcactggtgtttagacaggttcgggccataCGGAGGTGTAACACTCTATTCCTGTATgaatactataaatgccttgagaatgtccctcaaggatgttgctggttacaagaatgtttgtctatcctagagtcAGAGGTTCCTttttcttcggtctgcgtgtatctaTTGGCTTTTGGGGCTCTTgggcttctcttctcttctctactcaAAGTCTGTTCTGATCTTCTTAGCCTGAGAGCTCGTCTACTTGTGAGCGATTCAAAGCTTTTGCGTCTGTTTCGATATTGAACCTCTCAGAGCTTGTCTACTTGTGTGCGATTGGTTCACTTCAAaggcttgtctttgtccgtgctgccggctgctttaaatacccgccggcagtagcgtgtcccgaacgggagggcacgagttccaaggcaccataaatggaaagggcgtcatcatagcctctgtgcgaagtgaccgggggtggaaaatgcgccccgcgcccggtcatccgtcaccataaatgcactagcaacgggcgccgtggagagggcccaccgggcagccgaagagcggcccggcgtacccgccctgtcttgttctcttgccacagcagtgcggcagacggaacgcctcagccctcacaacgttatcccgagacaggccggatggcgcgggatgggacccatgcatttaatgaccccacgcccttctgccagaatgtggcaggaactgacacagagcgtggcgggagtagttggaggtgacaggccatgcgcgctcttaaatgcggctttgggcctttgactggctgacacctcatcagtgggcccctgggggggccactgtcagggggctttctgagtcgttggggaaccgagtgctcgggggtcactgttcacctccccgagcactctctcccgagaatgcccttccttggtcctcggggaaccgagtgctcgggggctactattcaccccccagcactctctcccgggcacgcttgtacggatcctcgggggatcGAGTGCTCAGAGGCCGCTGCACgcggcctcgagcactctctcccggaacttccttcagtgggttcTCGGGATACTTGGGCACCCacggggccaccgctcgcggtcCCAGGCACACTTCtctcggtacttagctttcttggtcgtcgggggactcgggtgctcgggggtcactgtacgcagccccgagcacttccttcctggcacttagacttcgcagatcatcagggaacttgggtactcgggaaccactgactgtggccctgagcgccctctcccgggacttaatcttttttaccttgcggaggagactccgcgggatgctactacgtggcggattgctggcctggccttggggttcggggacccccggttcctgattcaccgacagtccCATTCCGTCCTATGAACCAAAATACTGCCAAGTCTCGTATGAGTTTGCGACAATAATCAGTTACTATAACTCCATTTTGAAATAGATCTCGATTGGTCTTTAAAGACTTTGATCTCTAAATTTTCATAAGAATGTTTAGACTTGTCACACAGGAATGTATATTAATGGTTTTGTTATAAAAAGCATTCCATTATTTGATTGTCATTATATTGTTTGCTAAAATGGTACAAAGAGCTGTGCattgaaaataaagaaaatagtaaAAAGCGATTAAGTACAACAGCAACGAGGCAGCATTAAGTAGTACTGCCAGTACAACACTCGCAGAGTCTCTCGGTTCACTTAAGTTCTGAATAGAAGTTCATCATCAAATTGATGTGGTGATCCCTGTAGGCCTGTACACGTATCATCTGATTACCCTTCCTCACGTATGTGTCCATCACTCAATAATGCACAGGTGTGGCGGGCGTGTACGAGAAGCAGGCGGTGGCTGTACACGTCGACGGCAGCCCGAGGGAGCAGTTCCACCCCTCGACGCCAACAGCAGGTGGGGCAAAGCGTCGTCGTGCCAGCCGGCGTGTTCTGGGGTGGCGCGATCCCAGGAAGATCCTCTTCGCTTTTGCAGCATTGTAAGTAATCAACAGCCATCCTCTGACCCTGTGGTGATGTTCCATACAGGCGATGAGCTTTCTTTCATTTCTAGGCTCATTTTCTTCCTGTCATCTGCAAGCTATATGATTAATAACGTACCAAAAGGGTCATTTGAAGGGTCAATCGTGTGTGTTGCAATTTTTGTTGCCTTGTGTGTGTCCCGGCCAGCAGTTAGGAGCCTTGTTGCTGTCTTCTTTTCCTATTGATGAAAAGCGCTGAATAAGTTGCTGTCTGTAGGGCTGAGGTAGACAGCTAGAGAGAAATGAATACATATCTTTATAAATTTTTGGTGAAATAGATAGTTTACTGTGTGTTCGTCTAATGCTTGTCAAACACACAAGCAGAAGTTAAACAGagaaaaagttcaaaatgaagGTTTCGAGATAATACGATTCCACGAAAGAAATATAAACCCTAAGTTCTATTCAAGATCATTTCATTTATCTTAGCACTTGAAGCTCTCGACGTAGAAAGAAGTTAAAAAAGATGATAATTGGATAAAGAAACTCTCTAAATTAATGATCTAGAGGTAAAGGAACTCAAGACACTTTcatatacatgagtatatgaattttatatctCCAGAAATATGAAGAATAACTTTCCAAGGTAAAAAGATTGCAGCTTAAaagcaaaaatgaaaattaacACGAAAATAtaaaaacttgcaaaaaaaaaataagggaaCCAAAAGGAGATTAGAAGATGAGCATGAGTAtatacaaaaaataataatcttcattaagcatagaTGCCAGCCCTATTTTCGGCAGATAtactctccggtgttcacacagctcatcaccgaactatccggtgagtacaactcaccagAACTTAGTTTGGATCCTTCTCTGCTGGAAATAGTCCGATAAACATAAGTAAccaacaccgaatcatccgatgcatatttcaaattttgccaccaAACTGAAAACTTCCGGTATCAGTATCAGCACCACACCAGATCAGCaccacaccagatcatctggtgaagcTAATTTACCAGGCACCGcataatccggtgagaataaatCATCTGGACTCAGAGGAAATCATTCCAATTCCATTCTCTTTCAACTCAAATTAGTCACGAATAAAAATAAGCATCAACAAACACATACTAAGTCCAATTCAACTCAAGCATTATCAATAACTCAACATACATATTAACCAAATCATTtatccacttaatttctcgctgtcTAAAATAGTTCCATCTGGTAGAACGTGGCTGTTCCATCTGGCTTTATGTATCAGATAGATTTGGTCAGAAGTAGGTGTAAGTTGTACACATTTAAGGAATTTTGTTGAAATGTTATGCCTCAGATACGTCAATCTTCGATTTGTATCGGTAGACACTGATCAAATTAGATGTAAGTGCTGACCTAACGCTAGTATTATATAACATAATTTACATAAATTCAGTACAGagaacctttttctttttacaaAAACCGCTAATGTAATTTCATATCTATACTTTTAATGGTAAGAAAATAGTCACTTAATATTCATACAGTTGCATGTTGTTCTATGAATGCCGTATGTCCAGTTCCTGTTATGTTTTAGGTTAATGTACCACGTTGTCAAGAGAATTATAGCTGCAATTGTCCAGCCTCAAAGTCATTGAATGAAACCAGGAATGCTTTGCCACCGTAGGCCCCTTGCTACAGTTTGGTCCTGGTCCTGGCAAGACGAAAGCCGGTGGACGGGTGGTGGGTCTGAAACTTTGAATCTGTCCTGGTTTTAATTACTTGGGTCGGTAGAGTTGTGCAATCATGACTCTTTTTGTGGTCGCCAGCATTTTCATTTGTGGTACAGAGTGTAAGCCGTAACATGCAGTACACGGCACACAGACAACTAAAGGCTGCATCATTTCTGAAAGTCTGgaacaatgattaatcagatcACAATAAACAAAACTCATATAATGGCAAAAACTCAACATTGAAAGATAATTAGGAAATTGGCAGTTCTCATatgtgttcgagaaaaaaaattgtacaaccATATCTCCGCAGatattgtttattttttgtCAGGTTATTGAGTTACCTCCATTCACACGCTACATGAAACAACTCTTCGAAACAGATGGTTCCGCGCGTTGCAACATTTTCACTTACTGGCATATCCTTTTATTTATAGGTCCAGCGTGGGCACGTTGATCCTGCTCTACTTCACTCTCTCCATGGGGAAGATGACAGGAGGTCAAGCTGATGGCGAGTGATAGCCTTGCTTTGTCTTGCTTTCCATAGCATTATTAATGTTTGTACAAAAGAAACTGAGAAATGGCTGGATGCTAATGTTATAATGTAGCAGTCATACATCAGCGCGTATATCACCATGATTTGAGATGTTTGTACATAGACACAGGATAGGTTTACAGAGAGTTTTAAGGGAAGAATTTTACTCCTGAGGAGCGTTGGACAGCTTAAGCACTAATAAATGTGTCGATTTGAGATGCTCAGTTACCAGTTGAATCACTGACTGTCTGTTCCCTATATATAAGCGTGTAAATGGTGATTTTATCCTTCGATGTTTTCTGAGAAACCAAGCTGCGTTATACATGATCATGTCTAGTTCGTTTTCTGTGCAATATATTTCCAAGCCTGTAATTTAACTGTCCTCTGGATCTGTGGTAACAAATGATGAAGTGCACAGTTTGATTTTTTGATCTTTGAAGATGGTATCAGCCTCATACCCGTACCATTTCCATTTGCCATATTCAAACGACGACTTGGCAGTTTGTGTAAGTGCATGTACCTCATGGGAAACGTTGTCGCTAAAAGAATCAGGTGACGCATCATGCATGCCACTTCAGGGGTCAGAAACATTTGCCAAACATTATCCACACAGGTATAACCTGCTCCGGGCAGGGATTATGTGATATCGCATAAGGCTATATTGTTTTTACGATGACAAGAAGCTTTATGGTGACAAGAAGCTTTCTCGCTTCTCTTTTTAATCCTCTAGTAATCGAGTGGGAAACATGCCTGAACCTCCCAGTTGCAGTAGGATAGCAGTTCTTGAGGGTCGAGATATTTATGCGACACGCTCTCATCGCGAGTCTTATTTTTTATGGTTTATATCGGTGCATAATCGTGCAAGTCAACTCTACAGTGTAGTACACCGTTAACATCTTCTCCTGTGCTTATCTGTCAGACTGTGACATCCAGGTCACCGGAAGCTCCACAAACAGAGGCTGGGCTGACAGTGGTGCTGTGGTGTACAGATCCGTCGCAGCACCGACGACGGCGAGCCAAATCGTTCGTCCATCGCCTCCCTCGTCGTCTCGATGCAAGCATTACCTATCTTGTGACCATCGCCGGCATCTCTATTTCTGCAGTGAACAAAGCAGTCTAGAGCATTGGTTGTCTATCAAAGCAGAATTTAGGTCTTATAAATAACCGTTTAGAAAATTTaatcataatatatatgatcggattaaagaaaaaatataccGATTATGGAAAGCGGTATTTATTAGATCATGCGGGTATGCAGATTGGATTTCTAACATCGTCCTGATTGAAAAGAAAAGTAATAGTAAGTTACGAGATATCACTGATTTTAAAGATTTGAATAAAACTActctaaagatgaatatcctatacCTATAACTGGTATGCTAATTAATGATATTTTAGgacatagaataattagtttttttattgtaatgctagttataa includes:
- the LOC133922248 gene encoding uncharacterized protein LOC133922248 isoform X1; this encodes MDLVRQEADRGSATEFVALDISGETDSPGAEADLMMESSFAGKALERERNGDANSSSTGVAGVYEKQAVAVHVDGSPREQFHPSTPTAGGAKRRRASRRVLGWRDPRKILFAFAALSSVGTLILLYFTLSMGKMTGGQADGE